One genomic window of Notamacropus eugenii isolate mMacEug1 chromosome 6, mMacEug1.pri_v2, whole genome shotgun sequence includes the following:
- the LOC140510245 gene encoding olfactory receptor 5AC1-like, with translation MIEENETLVIEFVLLGFTNHPRIQVLLFMVFLVIYIITMVGNIGLIVLIWMNSHLHTPMYFFLGNLALADACLSTTVSPKMLVSFITQNKMISFSECMAQFNSFAFSATTECLLLAVMAYDRYVAICKPLLYPVVMTNRLCSQLSILSYVIGFLHSIFHVGLLFRLHFCHSNKIHHFFCDIMPLNKISCTDPSINILMVFIFAGSIQVFTLTAILISYTCILFAILKKKSEKGRSKAFSTCGAHLFSVSLFFGSLLFMYVRPRSLQTDNQDMMDSLFYTIVIPFLNPFIYSLRNKEVIGALRTALKQIIPPK, from the coding sequence AtgattgaagaaaatgagacactgGTAATAGAATTTGTTCTCTTGGGATTTACAAATCATCCACGGATTCAGGTTCTCCTCTTCATGGTATTTTTGGTTATCTACATCATAACCATGGTGGGGAATATTGGACTGATTGTGCTTATCTGGATGAACTCCCACCTTCACACCCCTATGTACTTCTTCCTTGGCAATTTAGCTTTAGCTGATGCTTGCCTTTCAACCACAGTAAGCCCTAAGATGTTGGTGAGCTTTATAACCCAAAATAAAATGATATCCTTTTCTGAATGCATGGCACAATTTAATTCTTTTGCATTCAGTGCAACCACAGAGTGTTTACTGCTAGCTGTAATGGCATATGACAGATATGTAGCCATCTGTAAGCCCTTGCTTTATCCAGTGGTGATGACTAATAGGTTATGCAGCCAGCTATCAATCCTTTCATATGTAATTGGCTttcttcattctattttccaTGTGGGTTTGTTATTTAGATTACACTTCTGCCACTCCAACAAAATCCATCACTTTTTTTGTGATATCATGcctttaaataaaatttcctgTACTGATCCTTCTATTAATATTCTGATGGTTTTTATCTTTGCTGGGTCAATTCAGGTGTTTACTCTTACAGCTATCCTAATCTCTTATACTTGTATCCTCTTTGCCATtctaaaaaagaaatctgaaaagggaAGAAGCAAAGCCTTCTCCACTTGTGGGGCTCACCTGTTCTCTGTATCCTTATTCTTTGGCTCTCTCCTCTTCATGTATGTGCGCCCTCGATCACTGCAAACAGATAATCAAGATATGATGGATTCCTTGTTCTATACTATTGTAATACCTTTCCTAAATCCTTTTATCTATAGCCTGAGAAACAAGGAAGTTATAGGAGCCCTGAGAACTGCATTAAAACAAATAATACCTCCTAAGTGA